The stretch of DNA TGCTGTGGTTCGTGCCGCCCTGGCTCGTCTATGTCGGCTGCATGATTTATGGAGTCGAACGTGTCGGCTTCTGGCTCTCCATGGCCGGATCAATGGTGCTCTACATGTGCTGCGTGGGGTTGGTGAAACTGCTGGCGCGGTAGGGCTTACAACTTGTCGGATGAGACACAATTGCGTACACTCCGCATCAACGAGGTATGACGATGACAAAAACCATGTCGCTCAAGCAGGCCCGGTCCCGATTTTCCTCCTTGGTGGACAATGCCGATCGTTTGTCCGAGCGGGTCATCGTGACAAAAAATGGAACCCCTAAAGCGGTGGTGATGGGGGCGGAAGAATTTGAAAGCTGGGTTGAAACGTTGGAGCTGCTCTCAAATCCCAAAGCGGTCAAGGCTCTTGAGCAGGGACAGAAAGAAGCCAAAGCAGGAAAACTTCGGTCGTTCAAGGACGTGTTCGACGAAAAGCAGTGAGACAAGCGAGACTCACCCCACAAGCTATTAAGGATGTGGTCTCCTTCGACGCCGGAACCCGCAACAAAATCAAAGACGCCATCCGCCACCTCGCAAACCATCCCCTCGAAGGCAAACCGATCAAAGGGAAATTTCAGAAAGAAAAGGTCTGGTCCTACCGAGTCTGGCCCTATCGAATCCTTTACCGGAAGACCGGCAGCGAGTGATTGGATATCCTCTCAATTGAATACCGCAAGGATGTCTATCACTAGACCGTCTTCACTCCCAGCAGATGCTCGTCAGATTGCAGCGTTTCCATAGCCGGCACATGGTCCTGGACATGTGTTGGTGGGGCTGGTGAAACTGCTGGCGCGGCAACACTTCCTTGCACGAAGTGGTCTGCTTCGACATTTTTCCAAGCGTCACGTATACTCCGGTCAATCAGCAGGCATACCGATGGACACACCCTCGATCACACAGTTTCTTAACGAACGGATTCTCGACTTGGTGGCGGTCTACCAATTCGGCTCGCAAGCCCGTGGTACCGCGCGGCCAACCAGCGACATCGATTTGGCTGTCCTGAGTGCCAACCCGATCCCCGCCGAGCAGATCTTTCACCTGGCCCAGGAGCTAGCCATCTGCCTCCATCGCGACGT from Nitrospira sp. encodes:
- a CDS encoding type II toxin-antitoxin system RelE/ParE family toxin, with the translated sequence MRQARLTPQAIKDVVSFDAGTRNKIKDAIRHLANHPLEGKPIKGKFQKEKVWSYRVWPYRILYRKTGSE
- a CDS encoding nucleotidyltransferase domain-containing protein, translating into MDTPSITQFLNERILDLVAVYQFGSQARGTARPTSDIDLAVLSANPIPAEQIFHLAQELAICLHRDVDLVDLRSASTVMRMQVLTTGQCLGTKNLQAKAEFEMYAYADYARLNEERRDLVKSIKERGLVYG
- a CDS encoding type II toxin-antitoxin system Phd/YefM family antitoxin, coding for MTKTMSLKQARSRFSSLVDNADRLSERVIVTKNGTPKAVVMGAEEFESWVETLELLSNPKAVKALEQGQKEAKAGKLRSFKDVFDEKQ